The Natrinema salifodinae genome includes a window with the following:
- a CDS encoding MATE family efflux transporter codes for MSLLGRLVTWFGYQIDRVSGLFKGPDEVDLTAGGIAKPLFYLSLPIVVTNLLQTAYNLIDTFWLGQYSTNALAAISFAFPMVFLLISVGMGLSVAGSVLVAQHVGAGEEADAEYAASQTVALSLIGATLIGLVGYGIVEPLLELLGASAEVLPLATAYMQVISLGLAFMFGFFVFIALMRGYGDTITPMLVMFGSVLVNVVLDPFLIFGWGPFPELGIQGAAVATVFSRGLALVVGLAIMFQGTRGVRIRLRQMRPDLSFAKRLVRLGVPASVEGMGRALSINLLLVIVGLFPTTVVAAYGVGTRVFSVIFLPAVAVARGVETMTGQNMGADEPDRAQAAADFAARTMFVILGALGIVAWIGARPIVAVFTTDPEVVDIGVSFLRYVAPTFGFIGVMRSYNGSFRGAGKTLTAAGIVLVIYGLVRLPVAAGLSQMTIGYRGIWIAFAVSNVLGAGLAFAWYRRGTWRTADVTEGPPGAQLGDDLEIGATDAGADD; via the coding sequence ATGAGCCTACTCGGGCGCCTGGTGACGTGGTTCGGCTATCAGATCGATCGGGTTTCCGGCCTGTTCAAGGGTCCCGACGAGGTCGATCTGACGGCGGGCGGCATCGCGAAGCCGCTGTTCTACCTCTCCCTGCCGATCGTGGTGACGAACCTGCTGCAGACCGCCTACAACCTCATCGACACGTTCTGGCTCGGCCAGTACAGCACGAACGCGCTCGCGGCGATCAGCTTCGCGTTCCCGATGGTCTTCCTGCTCATCTCCGTCGGAATGGGGCTCTCGGTCGCCGGCAGCGTCTTGGTCGCCCAACACGTCGGTGCAGGCGAGGAGGCCGACGCGGAGTACGCCGCCTCGCAGACGGTCGCGCTGTCGCTGATCGGCGCCACACTCATCGGACTCGTCGGTTACGGGATCGTCGAGCCCCTGCTCGAACTCCTGGGCGCTTCGGCGGAGGTGTTACCCCTGGCTACCGCCTACATGCAGGTCATCTCGCTCGGCCTGGCGTTCATGTTCGGGTTCTTCGTCTTCATCGCGCTCATGCGAGGCTACGGGGACACGATCACACCGATGCTCGTGATGTTCGGTTCGGTGCTGGTCAACGTCGTCCTCGACCCGTTCCTGATCTTCGGCTGGGGACCGTTCCCCGAACTCGGCATTCAGGGCGCGGCGGTCGCGACCGTCTTCTCGCGCGGGCTCGCGCTCGTCGTCGGCCTGGCGATCATGTTCCAGGGGACCCGGGGCGTTCGGATCCGGCTCCGACAGATGCGACCGGACCTCTCCTTTGCGAAGCGACTCGTCAGGCTCGGCGTGCCGGCCTCCGTCGAGGGGATGGGCCGGGCGCTATCGATCAATCTGCTGTTGGTCATCGTCGGCCTGTTCCCGACGACGGTCGTCGCCGCCTACGGCGTCGGCACGCGGGTGTTCTCGGTTATCTTCCTCCCCGCGGTCGCGGTCGCCCGCGGCGTCGAGACGATGACCGGTCAGAACATGGGCGCGGACGAACCGGACCGCGCACAGGCCGCCGCCGACTTCGCCGCCCGCACGATGTTCGTCATCCTGGGCGCGCTCGGCATTGTCGCCTGGATCGGGGCGCGACCGATCGTCGCCGTGTTCACGACCGATCCCGAGGTCGTCGACATCGGCGTGTCCTTCCTCCGGTACGTCGCGCCGACGTTCGGGTTCATCGGCGTGATGCGCTCGTACAACGGCAGCTTCCGCGGTGCCGGAAAGACTCTCACCGCAGCGGGGATCGTCCTCGTCATCTACGGCCTCGTCCGGCTCCCGGTCGCCGCCGGGCTCTCGCAAATGACGATCGGGTACCGCGGCATCTGGATCGCGTTCGCCGTCTCGAACGTCCTCGGTGCCGGCCTCGCGTTCGCCTGGTACCGACGGG
- a CDS encoding type 1 glutamine amidotransferase domain-containing protein, with product MTQALFVVSEEGYWGEECVEPLETLSDAGVEVTVATPSGSPPVVDERSVDPDEVGEETAERIREVHENDERLNDPIPVAQANADGYDAVVFPGGHGTAWDINQDKHARELLRDIVEGDGKALVVCHAVGLLGFARDSQGAFIVNDRNVTGFPNEWEEGIVDEQDRMPDGRKLPYWVEDEVKAAGGNWDAELDQDASVTVDGDLITARGPGSSSAAAETLLEELGIELEA from the coding sequence ATGACGCAAGCACTGTTCGTCGTCAGCGAGGAAGGGTACTGGGGAGAAGAATGCGTCGAGCCGCTCGAGACGCTCTCGGACGCGGGCGTCGAGGTCACGGTCGCGACGCCATCGGGGAGCCCGCCCGTCGTCGACGAGCGGTCGGTCGATCCCGACGAGGTCGGCGAGGAGACCGCCGAGCGCATCCGCGAGGTCCACGAGAACGACGAGCGACTGAACGATCCGATCCCGGTTGCACAGGCCAACGCCGACGGCTACGACGCCGTCGTCTTCCCCGGCGGTCACGGCACCGCGTGGGACATCAATCAGGACAAACACGCCCGCGAGCTCCTGCGTGACATCGTCGAAGGCGACGGGAAAGCGCTCGTGGTCTGTCACGCCGTTGGCCTGCTCGGGTTCGCCCGCGACAGCCAGGGCGCGTTCATCGTCAACGACCGCAACGTAACCGGCTTCCCCAACGAGTGGGAGGAGGGCATCGTCGACGAGCAGGACCGAATGCCAGACGGCCGCAAGCTGCCCTACTGGGTCGAAGACGAAGTGAAGGCGGCCGGCGGCAACTGGGACGCCGAACTCGATCAGGACGCGAGCGTCACCGTCGACGGCGACCTCATCACCGCCCGCGGCCCCGGATCCTCGAGCGCCGCGGCCGAGACGCTGCTCGAGGAACTCGGCATCGAACTCGAAGCCTAA
- a CDS encoding Hsp20/alpha crystallin family protein: protein MSNRPNPFDGLDELFDRLNRQIETAAQSWESQVDNRSQLDLSMGGSATSIDLADEGDEFVVTVDVPGYESEDLELRLVGRRLAVSGERERDREVGGEDENYIRRERTTKSFSRQLRLPEPVDDEAVQASVNNGILTVRLPKQEPSDEARSIDIG from the coding sequence ATGTCGAATCGACCAAACCCGTTCGACGGGCTCGACGAACTGTTCGACCGACTGAACCGCCAGATCGAGACGGCCGCCCAGTCGTGGGAGTCGCAGGTCGACAACCGGAGTCAACTCGATCTCTCGATGGGCGGCTCCGCGACGAGCATCGACTTAGCCGACGAGGGCGACGAGTTCGTCGTCACTGTCGACGTACCGGGGTACGAGAGCGAGGACCTCGAGTTGCGACTCGTCGGCCGGCGCCTGGCCGTCTCGGGCGAGCGAGAGCGCGACCGCGAGGTCGGCGGTGAGGACGAGAACTACATCCGGCGCGAGCGGACGACCAAGTCGTTCAGCCGCCAGCTCCGTCTGCCCGAACCGGTCGACGACGAGGCGGTCCAGGCCAGCGTCAACAACGGCATCCTGACGGTCCGACTACCGAAGCAAGAGCCGAGCGACGAGGCGCGCTCGATCGACATCGGCTGA
- a CDS encoding RNA-binding protein has translation MPQIPLHYVDLRTFCYATEDEKRVEEALRTFLPDRDDEDDPFEIERVESEGHYGDRILVLSARVENADDVRHVLSRLADLESFENLIDELDERVTENTELFLRLDKQAAFQGEVRLGDGITFRGKVEAYPAKKAQAVENAREVLERLRDRD, from the coding sequence ATGCCACAAATCCCGCTTCACTACGTCGATTTACGGACGTTCTGCTACGCCACCGAGGACGAAAAGCGCGTCGAGGAAGCGCTTCGAACCTTCCTCCCCGACCGCGACGACGAAGACGACCCGTTCGAGATCGAGCGCGTCGAGAGCGAGGGCCACTACGGCGACCGTATCCTCGTCCTCTCGGCCCGCGTCGAGAACGCCGACGACGTCCGCCACGTCCTCTCCCGCCTGGCCGACCTCGAGTCGTTCGAAAACTTGATCGACGAACTCGACGAGCGGGTCACCGAGAACACCGAACTCTTCCTGCGCCTGGACAAGCAGGCCGCCTTCCAGGGGGAGGTTCGTCTCGGTGACGGCATCACCTTCCGCGGGAAGGTCGAAGCCTATCCGGCGAAGAAAGCCCAAGCGGTCGAGAACGCGCGGGAGGTCCTCGAGCGACTCCGCGACAGGGACTGA
- a CDS encoding J domain-containing protein gives MAVVGERRAGCDGCGRTVTLEELTIVTMPDGEQFVCCPDCEPHARSVARTDGSLDQCRAACDGCNGTYLETELEDIVLDDGTVLTCCRTCAAEAPGADADASNIDGDGGDEPGDSASTTESDRGSGDGTGADRNLCSQCREWTGAELFRITTIDERTERLCPDCKADADDRGIVADVEMRESKAREILGIDADATDADLREAFHEQVKRAHPDRKSGSQSAFKLVKDAYERLRDGG, from the coding sequence ATGGCTGTGGTCGGCGAACGACGGGCCGGCTGTGACGGGTGCGGCCGCACGGTCACGCTCGAGGAGTTGACGATAGTGACGATGCCGGACGGCGAGCAATTCGTCTGCTGTCCGGATTGCGAGCCCCACGCCAGGTCGGTCGCGCGAACGGACGGCTCCCTCGATCAGTGTCGGGCCGCATGTGACGGCTGTAACGGCACGTATCTGGAGACGGAACTCGAGGACATCGTGCTCGACGACGGCACCGTCTTGACCTGCTGTCGGACGTGTGCGGCCGAAGCGCCCGGGGCCGACGCCGACGCCTCGAATATCGACGGCGACGGCGGCGACGAGCCCGGTGACTCCGCCTCGACGACCGAATCCGACCGCGGATCCGGCGACGGTACAGGAGCGGATCGAAACCTCTGTAGCCAGTGTCGCGAGTGGACGGGCGCCGAACTGTTTCGCATCACGACGATCGACGAGCGTACCGAGCGGCTGTGTCCCGACTGCAAGGCCGACGCCGACGACCGTGGCATCGTCGCCGACGTCGAGATGCGCGAGTCCAAGGCCCGCGAGATACTCGGCATCGACGCCGACGCGACGGACGCGGACCTCCGCGAGGCGTTTCACGAGCAGGTCAAACGGGCCCATCCCGACAGGAAAAGCGGCAGCCAATCGGCGTTCAAGCTCGTCAAAGACGCCTACGAGCGGCTCCGAGACGGGGGCTGA
- a CDS encoding TetR/AcrR family transcriptional regulator yields MTDATKDDLMEATYRALCKHGYAELTMQDIAAESTKSKGTLHYHFDGKRDLLESFLEYLLTQFEERTETVPGGTPAERLHEFLEELLTPSDEDSAEEFRMAMLEIKAQAPYNEAYREQLDEFDRALHDRIAELVADGIEAGQLREGVDPDEIADFLVTVFHGAQTRAVAVDRSPARTKEFFHEYIDETLRVDGERDGAPSSTGEMDGSEADR; encoded by the coding sequence ATGACGGATGCGACGAAGGACGATCTCATGGAGGCGACGTATCGCGCGCTGTGTAAACACGGCTACGCGGAGTTGACGATGCAGGACATCGCCGCGGAGTCGACGAAGAGCAAAGGGACCCTACACTACCACTTCGATGGGAAACGGGACCTCCTCGAGTCCTTTCTGGAGTATCTTCTGACCCAGTTCGAGGAGCGGACCGAGACCGTGCCCGGCGGGACGCCGGCCGAACGGCTTCACGAATTCTTAGAGGAACTTCTGACGCCGTCCGACGAGGACTCCGCGGAGGAGTTCCGGATGGCGATGCTCGAGATCAAGGCCCAGGCGCCGTACAACGAGGCCTACCGGGAGCAGCTCGACGAATTCGACCGGGCGTTGCACGACCGGATCGCGGAGCTCGTCGCGGACGGCATCGAGGCCGGGCAGCTCCGCGAGGGTGTCGATCCCGACGAGATAGCCGACTTCCTCGTGACGGTCTTCCACGGCGCGCAGACGCGAGCGGTCGCGGTCGACCGGTCGCCCGCACGGACGAAGGAGTTCTTCCACGAGTACATCGACGAGACCCTACGAGTGGACGGTGAGCGCGACGGGGCGCCGTCGTCGACCGGCGAGATGGACGGGTCGGAGGCGGACCGATGA
- a CDS encoding DHH family phosphoesterase, whose product MSRADELASVLESADSLAIVCHDNPDPDCLASAIALEAIAVDHDVDDVAIAYGGEISHQQNRAFVNLLDISLRTISETDLGAYDSVSFVDHTRPGANTEVPVAVAPDIVVDHHPGDSSGATFEDVRSDYGATATIFVEYLHDLEVDLTPRLASALLFALHRERLDFVREPTRREYEAALAVYPDADLETLEQLYGTAFTPGTLDAIGRAIASRERRGSSLVASVGKTTETDALPQAADYLLNLEGVNTVLVYGIVDGAIRLSGRSIDPRVHMGETLKDAFDELGAVGGHHDMAGGRIELGLFADEGDDADELLDFVGDRLTRRFFDSLHLDD is encoded by the coding sequence ATGTCCCGCGCGGACGAGCTCGCGTCCGTCCTCGAGTCGGCGGACTCCCTGGCGATCGTCTGCCACGACAATCCCGATCCGGATTGTCTCGCCAGCGCGATCGCCCTCGAAGCGATCGCCGTCGACCACGACGTCGACGACGTGGCGATCGCCTACGGCGGCGAGATCTCCCACCAGCAAAACCGCGCGTTCGTCAACCTACTCGACATCAGCCTCCGGACGATTTCCGAGACCGACCTCGGGGCCTACGACAGCGTGAGCTTCGTCGACCACACCAGGCCAGGCGCGAACACCGAGGTTCCGGTCGCCGTCGCGCCCGACATCGTCGTCGATCACCACCCCGGCGACTCGTCCGGGGCGACGTTCGAGGACGTTCGCAGCGACTACGGCGCGACGGCGACGATCTTCGTCGAGTACCTCCACGACCTCGAGGTCGATCTGACGCCGCGACTCGCCTCCGCGCTGCTGTTCGCGCTCCACCGGGAGCGACTGGACTTCGTCAGGGAACCGACGCGGCGCGAGTACGAGGCCGCGCTCGCGGTCTATCCGGACGCGGACCTGGAGACCCTCGAACAGCTGTACGGCACCGCGTTCACGCCGGGGACGCTCGACGCGATCGGACGGGCGATCGCCAGCCGGGAGCGCCGGGGTTCGTCGCTGGTCGCGAGTGTCGGCAAGACGACGGAGACGGACGCGCTCCCGCAGGCGGCGGACTACCTGCTCAACCTCGAGGGGGTGAACACGGTACTGGTATACGGCATCGTCGACGGCGCGATCCGGCTGAGCGGGCGCTCGATCGATCCGCGGGTCCACATGGGCGAGACGCTGAAGGACGCGTTCGACGAACTCGGCGCGGTCGGCGGCCACCACGACATGGCCGGCGGCCGGATCGAACTCGGACTGTTCGCGGACGAGGGCGACGACGCGGACGAACTGCTCGACTTCGTCGGAGACCGGCTCACGCGGCGATTCTTCGACTCGTTACATCTCGACGATTGA
- a CDS encoding thiolase domain-containing protein — translation MRDAYLVGAGQSDYGAFPEESYRSLFRTAFDAATDSVPKGLDAGDVDEAFVGTLGVGGRQLGLSGPAVTEHVGLDGVPTTRVENACAASGFAVRQAVQAIKSGMADVVLAGGFEVMSDTSSDATKYWLGVSGETEWERLSGTTFSGVYAQMASVHMERYGTTREQLSRVAVKNHANGAKNPHAQLGFECSLEDAQSAPVVADPLNLYHCCPTSDGAACALIVSEDVVEEYTDDPIRVAGVGAGSDDVGLFQRDTYTGIPASRRAAESAYEMAGVGPDELDFAEVHDCFAIAELLAYEDLGFCEEGEAGRLIESGATELGGDLPVNTSGGLKSKGHPIGATGAGQVVEVFKQLSGTAGERQVERPTRGLTHNVGGSGGAAVVHVFEREEPRSSRNSSGRGPREKESEVSA, via the coding sequence ATGCGAGACGCGTACCTCGTTGGCGCGGGACAGTCGGACTACGGGGCGTTCCCCGAGGAGAGCTACCGGTCGCTGTTCCGGACGGCGTTCGACGCGGCGACGGATAGCGTTCCGAAGGGACTCGACGCGGGCGACGTCGACGAAGCGTTCGTCGGCACGCTCGGGGTCGGCGGGCGACAGCTCGGCCTCTCCGGGCCCGCGGTGACCGAACACGTCGGCCTCGACGGCGTGCCGACCACCCGAGTCGAGAACGCCTGCGCGGCCAGCGGCTTCGCCGTCCGCCAGGCCGTCCAGGCGATCAAGTCGGGGATGGCCGACGTGGTCCTCGCGGGCGGCTTCGAAGTCATGTCCGACACGAGTTCGGACGCGACGAAGTACTGGCTCGGGGTCTCCGGGGAGACCGAGTGGGAGCGGCTCTCGGGAACCACGTTCTCCGGCGTCTATGCCCAGATGGCCAGCGTCCACATGGAGCGGTACGGCACCACGCGGGAACAGCTCTCGCGCGTTGCCGTCAAGAACCACGCGAACGGCGCGAAGAACCCCCACGCGCAGCTGGGCTTCGAGTGCTCGCTCGAGGACGCCCAGTCCGCGCCGGTCGTCGCGGACCCGCTCAACCTCTATCACTGCTGTCCGACCTCCGACGGCGCGGCCTGCGCCCTGATCGTCAGCGAGGACGTGGTCGAGGAGTACACGGATGACCCGATCCGGGTCGCGGGCGTCGGCGCCGGCAGCGACGACGTCGGGCTCTTCCAGCGCGATACGTACACCGGCATCCCCGCGAGCCGGCGGGCCGCCGAGTCGGCCTACGAGATGGCCGGCGTCGGCCCGGACGAACTGGACTTCGCCGAGGTCCACGACTGCTTCGCCATCGCCGAATTGCTGGCCTACGAGGATCTGGGCTTCTGCGAGGAGGGCGAGGCCGGCCGGCTGATCGAGTCCGGCGCGACCGAACTCGGCGGCGACCTCCCGGTCAACACCTCCGGCGGGCTCAAGTCCAAGGGCCACCCCATCGGCGCGACCGGCGCCGGCCAGGTCGTCGAGGTGTTCAAGCAGCTCTCGGGGACCGCCGGCGAGCGCCAGGTCGAGCGCCCGACCCGCGGCCTGACGCACAACGTCGGCGGCAGCGGCGGTGCGGCCGTGGTTCACGTCTTTGAGCGCGAGGAGCCACGCTCCTCGAGGAATTCGAGCGGACGTGGTCCGCGAGAGAAGGAATCGGAGGTGAGCGCGTAA
- a CDS encoding ornithine cyclodeaminase family protein, translated as MTETLFLTSDDIADLATPSAYVDAVREGYRQRGEGAPAQPRSKFFRADPEGMLTSYAAVLPDTGAMGGYMYSAGFGAGDAWFMSPLFDADSGAPLALLDGASMNPFKTGAAGAVAVDELARDDADVLAVIGSGAQARGQVRATATVRDFTEVRVYSPTPENREAFAADFDDDLDAAVRAVDSSRDAVSGADVVITATKAGDPVVDGDDIEPGTHVTAMGQYSPDKRELDTATIEKATYVPDLRDRATFDSGEFMQAVQEGAVTEGNIHAELGEIVAGIEPGRTNDDEITVFDSGGTGIETVAAAHMLYERAVEADVGTTIEFAPASEALTGD; from the coding sequence ATGACCGAGACGCTGTTTCTGACCAGCGACGACATCGCCGACCTGGCGACCCCGTCCGCGTACGTCGACGCCGTCCGCGAGGGGTACCGTCAGCGCGGCGAGGGCGCGCCCGCACAGCCGCGCTCGAAGTTCTTCCGCGCCGACCCTGAGGGGATGCTCACCAGCTACGCCGCCGTCCTCCCCGACACCGGCGCGATGGGCGGGTACATGTACAGCGCCGGCTTCGGCGCCGGCGACGCCTGGTTCATGTCGCCGCTGTTCGACGCCGACAGCGGCGCGCCGCTGGCCCTGCTCGACGGCGCGAGCATGAACCCCTTCAAGACCGGCGCAGCGGGCGCCGTCGCCGTCGACGAACTCGCGCGCGACGACGCCGACGTCCTCGCGGTGATCGGCAGCGGCGCGCAGGCGCGGGGCCAGGTCCGCGCGACCGCGACGGTCCGAGACTTCACCGAGGTCCGCGTCTACTCGCCGACGCCCGAGAACCGCGAGGCCTTTGCCGCCGACTTCGACGACGACCTCGACGCCGCGGTCCGCGCGGTCGACTCGAGCCGGGATGCCGTAAGCGGCGCGGACGTCGTGATCACGGCGACGAAGGCCGGTGACCCGGTCGTCGACGGCGACGACATCGAACCCGGGACGCACGTCACCGCGATGGGCCAGTACTCGCCCGATAAGCGCGAACTGGATACGGCGACGATCGAGAAAGCGACTTACGTTCCCGACCTGCGGGACCGCGCGACCTTCGACTCGGGCGAATTCATGCAGGCCGTCCAGGAGGGTGCCGTGACCGAGGGCAACATCCACGCGGAGCTGGGCGAGATCGTCGCCGGGATCGAACCAGGGCGGACGAACGACGACGAGATCACGGTCTTCGACAGCGGCGGGACCGGCATCGAGACGGTCGCGGCAGCGCACATGCTCTACGAGCGCGCGGTCGAGGCGGACGTCGGGACGACGATCGAGTTCGCGCCGGCGAGCGAGGCGCTGACGGGCGACTAA
- a CDS encoding DUF3054 domain-containing protein: protein MDTAVQSETRDTTSDRERIATGVLDVVLVAGLVLVGRVSHGDSPIAEPIASLETIAPFVLSWLAIAALAGVYTRDRPAVGQGLRLVTVSWIAAANVGLMLRASSLFEGSATWPFPLVITGTGLVALLGWRVLAVLAGRVAN from the coding sequence ATGGATACGGCAGTACAGTCCGAAACCCGCGACACCACGAGCGATCGCGAACGGATCGCTACCGGCGTGCTCGACGTCGTACTCGTCGCCGGTCTGGTCCTCGTCGGCCGCGTGTCCCACGGCGACAGTCCGATCGCCGAACCGATCGCCTCGCTCGAAACGATTGCCCCGTTCGTGCTCAGTTGGCTCGCGATCGCCGCGCTCGCGGGGGTTTACACGCGCGACCGTCCCGCGGTCGGCCAGGGGCTCCGCCTGGTCACCGTGAGCTGGATCGCGGCGGCGAATGTCGGCCTCATGCTCCGGGCCTCGTCCCTGTTCGAGGGGAGCGCGACCTGGCCGTTCCCGCTCGTGATCACCGGCACTGGCTTGGTCGCCCTGCTGGGGTGGCGGGTCTTGGCCGTCCTCGCCGGTCGAGTCGCGAACTGA
- a CDS encoding zinc ribbon domain-containing protein, whose amino-acid sequence MTAAITGVGAYAPRFRITAEAFEEAWGQFQAAGVTEKAVPAADEDALTMAVEAARRALAAADVDPGTVDWLGFASSRPPEAEEDLTARLGAMLAVSESATRQLFVGSTRAGTRALWAGADALAVDAGTALVVAADAPRGDPDDGVDHAAGAGAAAFVLERDGPAAIVDRAEYAAPYPGTRFRTTGDEATQGLGVTQYDRQAFTETIGGAVAGLEIEPEPDAAAIQAPDGKLPYRAAGAAGVGTDEIRAAATVHDLGDLGAASVPVSLATALEDGYGTVLAVSHGSGAGADALVVEADGDVPTNTALEGHDPLSYAEYLRQRGVVTTGPPSGGGAYVSVPAWRRSLPQRYRLEAGRCAECGALSFPPEGACANCGALAEYEPVELAGTGTIEAVTTISQGGAPPEFAEQQARSGDYAAAIVALETDDGTETVSAPAMGTGAAPDDFAVGDRIETTIRRVYTQEGVTRYGFKVRPAGE is encoded by the coding sequence ATGACGGCCGCGATCACCGGCGTCGGCGCGTACGCGCCGCGGTTCCGCATCACCGCCGAGGCGTTCGAAGAAGCCTGGGGTCAGTTCCAGGCCGCCGGCGTGACCGAGAAGGCCGTCCCCGCGGCCGACGAGGACGCGCTGACGATGGCCGTCGAGGCCGCCAGGCGGGCGCTCGCGGCCGCCGACGTCGACCCCGGCACGGTCGACTGGCTCGGCTTCGCCTCCTCGCGACCGCCGGAAGCCGAGGAGGATCTCACGGCCCGCCTGGGAGCGATGCTCGCCGTCTCCGAGTCGGCGACCCGACAGCTGTTCGTCGGCAGCACGCGCGCCGGAACCCGGGCGCTGTGGGCCGGCGCGGATGCGCTCGCAGTCGACGCCGGGACCGCCCTCGTGGTCGCCGCCGACGCGCCGAGAGGCGATCCGGACGACGGCGTCGACCACGCCGCCGGCGCCGGGGCCGCAGCGTTCGTCCTCGAGCGCGACGGCCCGGCCGCGATCGTCGACCGCGCGGAGTACGCCGCCCCGTATCCCGGAACGCGATTCCGTACCACCGGCGACGAGGCGACGCAGGGACTCGGCGTCACGCAGTACGACCGCCAGGCGTTCACCGAGACGATCGGCGGCGCGGTCGCCGGACTCGAGATCGAGCCCGAGCCCGACGCCGCGGCGATCCAGGCCCCCGACGGGAAGCTGCCCTACCGCGCCGCGGGCGCGGCCGGCGTCGGAACCGACGAGATTCGGGCCGCCGCGACGGTCCACGACCTCGGTGATCTCGGAGCCGCCAGCGTTCCCGTCTCGCTCGCGACGGCGCTGGAGGACGGCTACGGAACCGTCCTCGCGGTCTCCCACGGCAGCGGCGCGGGTGCGGACGCGCTCGTCGTCGAAGCCGACGGCGACGTACCGACGAACACCGCGCTCGAGGGCCACGATCCGCTCTCGTACGCCGAGTACCTCCGCCAGCGCGGCGTCGTGACGACGGGTCCGCCCTCGGGCGGCGGCGCGTACGTCAGCGTCCCCGCCTGGCGACGCTCGCTCCCGCAGCGGTACCGGCTCGAGGCCGGCCGCTGTGCGGAGTGTGGCGCGCTCTCGTTCCCACCGGAGGGGGCCTGTGCGAACTGTGGTGCGCTCGCCGAGTACGAGCCCGTCGAACTCGCCGGCACCGGGACGATCGAGGCCGTGACGACGATCTCCCAGGGCGGTGCGCCGCCGGAGTTCGCCGAACAGCAGGCCCGCTCGGGCGACTACGCGGCCGCGATCGTCGCGCTCGAGACCGACGACGGGACGGAAACCGTCAGCGCCCCCGCGATGGGCACCGGCGCGGCTCCCGACGACTTCGCGGTCGGCGACCGGATCGAGACGACGATCCGCCGCGTCTACACGCAGGAGGGCGTCACCCGCTACGGGTTCAAGGTCCGACCGGCGGGCGAGTAG
- a CDS encoding toll/interleukin-1 receptor domain-containing protein — MTGEQVYVSHAPADLELVQDLFSTVKNFPFGVHIALEEIESGRSRKRLEGRLANSDVVVAVLTEDGAGNTWIDQEIGYAVAKGIPVLPLRDEGVSRGGYVGDVEGVTIDRRDLSRTIFDLLSRLRGELAPLGALSVPNWYIRFPCTIPDCGHPVTLELDHGQPKLWKLHAHGKHLTTSCERCESTYYFNPATIGFRGRADGNENGTDRQPPSRSRS; from the coding sequence ATGACCGGAGAACAGGTGTACGTGTCCCACGCGCCGGCTGATCTCGAACTCGTTCAGGACCTGTTCTCGACGGTCAAGAACTTCCCCTTCGGCGTCCACATCGCGCTCGAGGAGATCGAGTCCGGCCGCTCGCGGAAGCGACTCGAGGGGCGGTTAGCCAACAGCGACGTCGTCGTCGCCGTGCTGACCGAGGACGGCGCCGGCAACACGTGGATCGATCAGGAGATCGGGTACGCGGTGGCCAAGGGTATTCCCGTCCTCCCGCTGCGCGACGAGGGCGTCAGTCGCGGCGGGTACGTCGGCGACGTCGAGGGCGTGACGATCGATCGTCGCGATCTCTCGCGGACGATCTTCGACCTGCTATCTCGATTACGTGGCGAACTCGCGCCGCTGGGCGCGCTGTCGGTGCCGAACTGGTACATCCGGTTCCCGTGTACGATCCCCGACTGCGGCCATCCGGTCACGCTCGAACTCGACCACGGACAGCCGAAGCTCTGGAAGCTCCACGCGCACGGGAAACACCTGACGACGTCGTGCGAGCGCTGCGAATCGACTTACTACTTCAACCCGGCGACGATCGGCTTCAGGGGACGCGCGGACGGAAACGAAAATGGAACTGACCGTCAGCCCCCGTCTCGGAGCCGCTCGTAG